The following proteins are co-located in the Spinactinospora alkalitolerans genome:
- the cpaB gene encoding Flp pilus assembly protein CpaB, whose protein sequence is MNPRQRRGVLLMIVAGIGAIAVFFTVVSYVNSLNSELGTYRTALRLTEDVAPYQPVTPEMVEEYQVPAKFFSEEVFLSDLESTVDQPGQQPVSSTYLASGSLLQQSMVIPAPELESGEREIAIMIDAETGVAGKVQRQSRVDIYGTYQGDNPDQASCAVRVLTNVEVLEVGQVGSEVDQNTGNTSAVVPVTFRLSPEDTLKLTYAEAFAGSLRLGLVSPEGAGDPGGLQFCSGDQAELQSGDSGADGTDGTDGTDGTDGVQ, encoded by the coding sequence ATGAACCCCCGACAGCGACGCGGCGTGCTGCTGATGATCGTGGCCGGGATCGGCGCCATCGCGGTCTTCTTCACTGTGGTGTCCTACGTGAACTCGCTCAACAGCGAGCTGGGCACCTACCGAACGGCTCTCAGGCTGACCGAGGACGTCGCACCGTACCAACCGGTCACCCCGGAAATGGTCGAGGAGTACCAGGTCCCGGCCAAGTTCTTCAGCGAGGAGGTCTTCCTCAGCGACCTCGAGAGCACCGTCGACCAGCCCGGTCAGCAGCCCGTCTCCTCGACCTACCTGGCCTCGGGGTCGCTGCTGCAGCAGAGCATGGTGATCCCGGCCCCTGAGCTGGAGAGCGGCGAACGCGAGATCGCCATCATGATCGACGCCGAGACCGGCGTGGCCGGCAAGGTCCAGCGCCAGTCCCGCGTCGACATCTACGGCACCTACCAAGGCGACAACCCCGACCAGGCCTCCTGCGCGGTCCGCGTCCTGACCAACGTCGAGGTCCTTGAGGTCGGCCAGGTCGGCTCCGAGGTCGACCAGAACACCGGCAACACCTCGGCCGTGGTCCCGGTGACCTTCCGGCTCAGCCCCGAGGACACCCTGAAGCTGACCTACGCCGAAGCGTTCGCCGGCTCGCTGCGCCTGGGACTGGTCAGCCCGGAGGGCGCGGGCGACCCGGGCGGCCTGCAGTTCTGCAGCGGCGACCAGGCCGAGCTCCAGAGCGGCGACTCCGGCGCCGACGGCACGGACGGCACGGACGGCACGGACGGCACGGACGGCGTCCAATGA
- a CDS encoding AAA family ATPase produces the protein MSYQIMIGTPTADLEHSLTARFDEITECEVVSVHHSSREISDTLTKLPNLDVVLIHEDVGPLPVLDLVRDISRNHPQLAVILIVDSVDPDVFTNAMEAGARGVLSAGATIEELEARVTTAAEWSQTLRRHLEAASLDVPVSGRRGSIITVSGGKGGTGTTTTAVHLALTAARAGRVVCLVDLDLQTGDIPGYLDLRHRRSIVDLVEAADNISAAMLAETLYVLPEGVHILLAPSEGERGEEVTERAARQILGALRSRYEIVIVDCGSTVNESNAMAVELADTAIVTVTPDLPALRGAQRLVSMWGRLQVRDKKNVTALLLRHSRKNEIQPDFARKLLGTPMLSTAVPAAYRALEEASNTGDPKRVTDEALLKASSRLVGELGLLGDGAAPPADGDDGAPPQPDQAKAAAAGRRGRRGRSDGGALFVEFGALVPLLGLAMLVVWQVILVGITGMYAGHAANEGARQAAVTPGDFGRITEEARKRVHAPWNANGTFALDIEQRDDASYVTVSIAMPVVLPSTSSPWHITGESMIVPE, from the coding sequence ATGAGCTACCAGATCATGATCGGCACCCCGACGGCCGACCTCGAGCACTCGCTGACCGCCCGGTTCGACGAGATCACCGAGTGCGAGGTGGTGAGCGTCCACCACTCCTCGCGGGAGATCAGCGACACCCTCACCAAGCTCCCCAACCTCGACGTCGTCCTGATCCACGAGGACGTCGGACCGCTGCCGGTCCTCGATCTGGTCCGCGACATCTCGCGCAACCACCCGCAGCTCGCGGTGATCCTCATCGTCGACAGCGTGGACCCCGACGTCTTCACCAACGCCATGGAGGCCGGCGCGCGCGGCGTCCTGAGCGCCGGGGCCACGATCGAGGAGCTGGAGGCCCGGGTCACCACGGCCGCCGAGTGGTCGCAGACGCTGCGGCGGCACCTGGAGGCCGCGTCACTGGACGTCCCGGTCTCCGGGCGGCGCGGCTCGATCATCACCGTCAGCGGCGGCAAGGGCGGAACCGGGACCACGACGACCGCCGTGCACCTGGCGCTCACCGCGGCGCGCGCCGGGCGGGTCGTCTGCCTGGTCGACCTCGACCTGCAGACCGGCGACATCCCCGGCTACCTCGACCTGCGGCACCGGCGCAGCATCGTCGACCTCGTCGAGGCCGCCGACAACATCAGCGCGGCCATGCTGGCCGAGACGCTCTACGTCCTGCCCGAGGGCGTGCACATCCTGCTCGCCCCGAGCGAGGGCGAACGGGGCGAGGAGGTCACCGAGCGCGCCGCGCGCCAGATCCTCGGCGCACTGCGCTCGCGCTACGAGATCGTCATCGTCGACTGCGGCTCGACCGTGAACGAGTCCAACGCGATGGCGGTGGAGCTCGCCGACACCGCGATCGTGACGGTCACCCCCGACCTCCCGGCGCTGCGGGGCGCCCAGCGGCTCGTCAGCATGTGGGGCCGGCTGCAGGTCCGGGACAAGAAGAACGTCACCGCCCTGCTCCTGCGGCACAGCCGCAAGAACGAGATCCAGCCGGACTTCGCGCGCAAGCTGCTGGGCACGCCCATGCTCTCCACCGCCGTCCCCGCGGCCTACCGGGCCCTGGAGGAGGCGTCCAACACCGGCGACCCCAAGCGGGTCACCGACGAGGCGCTGCTGAAGGCCTCCAGCAGGCTCGTCGGCGAACTCGGCCTCCTGGGCGATGGTGCGGCTCCTCCCGCCGACGGCGACGACGGGGCGCCGCCCCAACCCGACCAGGCGAAGGCCGCGGCCGCCGGCCGCCGCGGCCGCCGCGGCAGGTCCGACGGCGGCGCCCTGTTCGTGGAGTTCGGCGCGCTGGTCCCGCTGCTGGGCCTGGCCATGTTGGTGGTCTGGCAGGTCATCCTGGTCGGCATCACCGGGATGTACGCCGGTCACGCCGCCAACGAGGGCGCCCGCCAGGCCGCCGTCACCCCCGGCGACTTCGGCCGGATCACCGAGGAGGCCCGCAAGCGCGTGCACGCCCCCTGGAACGCCAACGGCACCTTCGCCCTGGACATCGAGCAGCGCGACGACGCCTCCTACGTGACCGTCAGCATCGCGATGCCCGTCGTCCTGCCCAGCACCTCGTCCCCCTGGCACATCACCGGCGAATCGATGATCGTGCCCGAGTGA
- a CDS encoding TadE/TadG family type IV pilus assembly protein: MRRRRDDRGSQFIEFGAYLPLFLFVVALALETFFSFAAAERIESAARAGARVASTQGLQGAETTARRALPGWLDHAEVHAGANSGGGYYMEVQADMPIVFGVADIGLTLSRRVDMPNV; the protein is encoded by the coding sequence ATGCGCCGACGCCGTGACGACCGCGGCTCGCAGTTCATCGAGTTCGGTGCCTATCTCCCGCTGTTCCTGTTCGTGGTGGCGCTGGCGCTGGAGACGTTCTTCTCCTTCGCCGCCGCCGAGCGGATCGAGAGCGCGGCGCGGGCGGGCGCACGGGTCGCGAGCACCCAAGGGCTGCAGGGGGCCGAGACGACGGCGCGGCGCGCCCTGCCGGGCTGGCTCGACCACGCCGAGGTGCACGCGGGCGCCAACTCCGGCGGCGGCTACTACATGGAGGTGCAGGCCGACATGCCGATCGTCTTCGGCGTCGCCGACATCGGCCTGACGCTCTCGCGCCGGGTGGACATGCCCAACGTCTAG
- a CDS encoding CpaF family protein, translating to MGLRNRLDADHVAEQHSDRGSVAHWRQRLLTEVNLDDLAMLTMHQRRTRLEKVVGHILSREGPVLSDRERGAMIRRVVDEALGLGVLEPLLADESVTEIMVNGPDNIYIERRGRVERIETTFASEDQLYQTIDRIVSQVNRRVDESSPMVDARLPSGERVNVIIPPLSLSGPVITIRRFPKPFTIEQLAAKGSIDESTSVLLASLVRARFNIIISGGTGTGKTTFLNALSAFAPTSERIVTIEDSAELQLQQEHVIRLESRPPNIEGAGAITIRDLVRNSLRMRPDRIIVGEVRGAETLDMLQAMNTGHDGSLATVHANSADDAVYRLLTLASMSEVKLPFEAIRDQINAAIDVIVHLSRYPDGSRRVAEVGIVASTRREEFRLDPLLRFEPDRTGPGQKTTGHFHRFPLPRHVAARVYNAGENVPAAFGVAPTYHDDSSEVSL from the coding sequence ATGGGACTGAGAAACCGCCTCGACGCCGACCACGTCGCCGAGCAGCACTCCGACCGCGGCAGCGTCGCGCACTGGCGGCAGCGTCTGCTGACCGAGGTCAACCTCGACGACCTCGCGATGCTCACGATGCACCAGCGCCGCACCCGGTTGGAGAAGGTGGTCGGGCACATCCTGAGCCGCGAGGGCCCGGTGCTGTCGGACCGGGAGCGCGGCGCGATGATCCGCAGGGTCGTCGACGAGGCGCTCGGGCTGGGCGTGCTGGAGCCGCTGCTGGCCGACGAGAGCGTCACCGAGATCATGGTGAACGGCCCGGACAACATCTACATCGAGCGCCGCGGCCGGGTGGAGCGCATCGAGACGACCTTCGCCAGCGAAGACCAGCTCTACCAGACCATCGACCGCATCGTCTCCCAGGTGAACCGGCGCGTGGACGAGTCCAGTCCCATGGTCGACGCCCGCCTTCCCAGCGGCGAGCGCGTCAACGTCATCATCCCGCCGCTGTCACTGTCGGGGCCGGTCATCACGATCCGGCGCTTCCCCAAGCCGTTCACCATCGAGCAGCTCGCGGCCAAGGGCAGCATCGACGAGTCCACCAGCGTGCTCCTGGCCTCACTGGTGCGCGCCCGGTTCAACATCATCATCTCCGGCGGTACCGGCACCGGTAAGACGACGTTCCTCAACGCCCTGTCGGCCTTCGCCCCCACCAGCGAGCGCATCGTCACGATCGAGGACTCCGCCGAACTGCAGCTTCAGCAGGAGCACGTGATCCGGCTGGAGTCCCGCCCGCCCAACATCGAGGGCGCCGGCGCCATCACCATCCGCGACCTGGTCCGCAACTCCCTGCGCATGCGCCCCGACCGCATCATCGTCGGCGAGGTCCGCGGGGCCGAGACCCTGGACATGCTGCAGGCGATGAACACGGGCCACGACGGGTCACTGGCCACCGTGCACGCCAATTCCGCCGACGACGCCGTCTACCGGCTGCTCACGCTGGCCAGCATGAGCGAGGTGAAACTCCCCTTCGAGGCGATCCGGGACCAGATCAACGCCGCCATCGACGTCATCGTGCACCTGTCCCGCTACCCCGACGGCAGCCGCCGGGTCGCCGAGGTGGGCATCGTCGCCTCGACCCGCCGAGAGGAGTTCCGGCTGGACCCCCTGCTCAGGTTCGAACCCGACCGCACCGGTCCCGGCCAGAAGACCACCGGGCACTTCCACCGCTTCCCGCTGCCCCGCCACGTCGCGGCCCGGGTCTACAACGCCGGGGAGAACGTCCCCGCCGCCTTCGGCGTCGCCCCCACCTACCACGACGACTCTTCGGAAGTCTCGCTGTGA